A segment of the Acidimicrobiia bacterium genome:
GTCGTCGAGCTCTTCGAGGCCCGCACCCCGAAGGGAGCGGCGACGCTGGCCGAGACGTCCGGCGTGATCCGGCTGGCCGAGAACGAGAAGGGCGAGCGCGTGGTGCTGGTCGTCGGTGACGACGGCACCGAGGAGGAGCACGTCGTCTCCCGCCGGGCCCAGCTGGCCGTGCGCGACGGCCAGGAGGTCAGCGCCGGGTCCCGGCTCGTCGGCGAGGAGCAGACCCCGCTCGACCCGAAGAAGCTGCTCGAGGTCAAGGGCATCCGCGAGACCCAGCAGTACCTCACCGAGGAGGTGCAGCGGGTCTACCGGGAGCAGGGGGTGTCGATCCACGACAAGCACGTCGAGGTGATCGTCCGCCAGATGCTTCGCCGGGTCGCCGTCTCCGAGCCGGGGGACTCGCCCTTCCTCCCCGGCGAGAAGGTCGACGCCCGCTACTACGCCGAGACGAACCGCCAGCTGGTCGAGAGCGGCAAG
Coding sequences within it:
- a CDS encoding DNA-directed RNA polymerase subunit beta'; this translates as VVELFEARTPKGAATLAETSGVIRLAENEKGERVVLVVGDDGTEEEHVVSRRAQLAVRDGQEVSAGSRLVGEEQTPLDPKKLLEVKGIRETQQYLTEEVQRVYREQGVSIHDKHVEVIVRQMLRRVAVSEPGDSPFLPGEKVDARYYAETNRQLVESGKQPAEGRPELMGITKASLATDSWLSAASFQETTRVLTEAAIEGKVDGLFGLKENVIIGKLIPAGTGMPDYNEIATDAPDYEPLPFYSSDADDVDLAEWLASSTAGAEVPEPEPSSALLAPVPVPDTPLEGTGTEE